A section of the Methanosarcina mazei S-6 genome encodes:
- a CDS encoding DsrE/DsrF/DrsH-like family protein yields MGEKAVIVLHSGDMDKVYSALIIANGALAMGMEASIYFTFWGLMRLKKGELEKGPLSRMNMMGAGKQMIKQRMDKAHVASLEKLMNDFKELGGKIIACEMTMEIMGIEKEEIQTEWVDEWGAVGSYIHEARDATITLFI; encoded by the coding sequence ATGGGGGAAAAGGCGGTAATCGTCCTTCACAGCGGGGATATGGATAAGGTATACAGCGCACTTATAATTGCAAACGGAGCCCTTGCGATGGGTATGGAAGCTTCGATATACTTTACCTTCTGGGGGCTCATGAGGCTTAAAAAAGGGGAACTTGAAAAAGGTCCGCTTTCCAGAATGAACATGATGGGTGCTGGAAAGCAGATGATCAAACAGAGAATGGATAAAGCCCATGTTGCATCGCTGGAAAAGCTGATGAATGACTTCAAGGAGCTTGGGGGAAAAATCATAGCCTGCGAAATGACTATGGAGATCATGGGCATAGAAAAGGAAGAAATTCAAACGGAATGGGTGGATGAATGGGGAGCTGTTGGTTCGTACATCCATGAAGCAAGGGATGCAACCATAACTCTCTTTATCTGA
- a CDS encoding sulfurtransferase TusA family protein — protein sequence MAELEVDVRGQTCPVPLVECRKAFKKASPGDLVIVKGTHPASKKEIPMACEALGLTVLEIEDKKEGKEWEIKIRR from the coding sequence GTGGCAGAACTGGAAGTAGATGTTAGAGGGCAGACCTGCCCGGTACCTCTTGTAGAGTGCAGAAAAGCGTTTAAAAAAGCCTCTCCAGGAGACCTTGTAATTGTAAAGGGTACGCATCCGGCATCAAAAAAAGAAATTCCCATGGCATGTGAGGCTCTGGGGCTCACCGTGCTGGAGATTGAAGACAAAAAAGAAGGAAAAGAATGGGAAATAAAAATCCGGAGGTAA
- a CDS encoding iron-sulfur cluster assembly scaffold protein, producing MKIEKKSEMKFPYSEKVLEHFRNPHNVGKIENPDGKGLEGSPACGDMVAVYIKVDPRTKVIEDIKFESYGCASNIATGSVITDLARGKTLDEAKKITWKQASEELDGLPPIKAHCSVLAVEGLRAAIRDYEEKHGLVTEKEPTTEEVVQQRLKHVMNPLTGLDVVRTNLILKTSVEAGVIRVVVDLPADHQFAPAIKEDIIEKLGALWDVERVDVVFTA from the coding sequence ATGAAAATCGAAAAGAAAAGTGAGATGAAGTTTCCTTATAGTGAAAAAGTTCTTGAGCATTTCAGGAACCCGCATAATGTGGGGAAGATAGAGAACCCTGACGGAAAAGGCCTGGAAGGAAGCCCTGCATGCGGGGATATGGTTGCAGTATACATTAAGGTCGACCCCAGGACAAAGGTCATTGAGGATATAAAATTCGAATCTTACGGATGTGCATCCAACATTGCCACTGGGTCCGTAATCACAGACCTTGCACGTGGAAAGACCCTGGATGAAGCTAAAAAAATAACCTGGAAACAGGCTTCAGAAGAGCTTGATGGCCTTCCTCCGATAAAAGCCCACTGTTCCGTGCTTGCTGTTGAGGGCCTGCGTGCCGCAATCCGGGACTACGAAGAAAAACACGGGCTCGTCACAGAGAAAGAACCGACGACGGAAGAGGTTGTCCAGCAGAGGCTCAAACACGTTATGAACCCTCTGACAGGTCTTGATGTTGTTCGCACCAACCTTATACTTAAAACGAGTGTTGAAGCAGGAGTTATCAGGGTGGTTGTTGACCTGCCCGCAGACCACCAGTTTGCTCCGGCAATAAAAGAGGATATAATTGAAAAGCTCGGGGCTCTCTGGGATGTGGAAAGAGTAGATGTGGTGTTTACAGCCTGA
- a CDS encoding cysteine desulfurase family protein, with protein sequence MIYLDNSACTRLDERVLEAMKPYFFDTYAVATSEFGYSMGIDAKEGLENSREIIASRLGADSEEIIFTSGDTESSNMALKGTAWALKEKKGRHIIVLQIEDFPVLNTAKSLQKQGFDVTFLNVDGEGFADLEGLRKAITKETVLVSIQYANQEIGTVQDLKAISEICKEKDVLLHTDATHSFTRLPLNVKELPVDLVTLSAHTIHGPRGIGALYIRKGTPVSKFMDGGFQEFNLRAGVENIPGAAGFATAVELVTEDETRQLEAMRNRVIERALSEIPDVTLNGSREKRLPQNANLTFHYVEGESITLHMDMRGFAVSTGSACFSRSLEASHVIRGIGGDHERAHGSVRFTFGRYNRMEDADAAVDAMSEVVARLREISPLARK encoded by the coding sequence ATGATTTATCTAGACAATTCTGCATGCACAAGGCTGGACGAGAGAGTGCTTGAAGCAATGAAGCCCTATTTTTTTGATACTTATGCAGTAGCGACATCCGAATTTGGCTATTCCATGGGAATTGACGCAAAAGAAGGGCTTGAAAACTCCAGGGAAATCATAGCCTCAAGGCTTGGTGCGGACTCCGAAGAAATAATATTCACGTCGGGAGATACGGAATCAAGCAACATGGCATTGAAAGGGACAGCCTGGGCACTTAAGGAGAAAAAAGGCAGGCATATTATTGTTCTGCAGATAGAGGATTTTCCGGTGTTGAATACGGCAAAATCCCTCCAGAAACAGGGTTTTGATGTCACATTTCTGAATGTTGACGGGGAAGGGTTTGCAGACCTTGAAGGGCTCAGAAAAGCAATTACAAAAGAAACTGTTCTTGTCTCAATCCAGTACGCCAACCAGGAGATAGGGACGGTCCAGGACCTGAAGGCAATCTCTGAGATCTGCAAAGAAAAAGATGTCCTTCTGCATACCGATGCCACACACAGTTTTACCCGGCTTCCCCTGAATGTAAAAGAACTGCCTGTTGACCTGGTTACATTGTCAGCCCACACGATTCACGGTCCCAGGGGAATAGGTGCTCTCTACATCAGAAAAGGCACTCCAGTAAGCAAATTCATGGATGGCGGCTTTCAGGAGTTCAATTTGAGGGCAGGGGTTGAAAATATTCCCGGAGCCGCAGGTTTTGCAACAGCAGTAGAACTTGTAACCGAAGATGAGACCAGGCAGCTCGAAGCCATGAGGAACAGGGTAATTGAGAGAGCCCTCTCTGAAATTCCGGATGTCACTCTTAACGGGAGCCGGGAAAAACGCCTGCCTCAGAATGCAAACCTGACTTTCCATTATGTGGAAGGAGAATCCATAACCCTGCATATGGACATGAGAGGGTTTGCGGTGAGCACAGGTTCAGCCTGTTTCAGCCGTTCCCTTGAAGCCAGCCATGTTATAAGGGGGATAGGAGGGGACCATGAAAGAGCTCATGGTTCGGTTCGCTTCACTTTCGGACGTTACAACCGCATGGAAGATGCGGACGCTGCAGTTGATGCCATGAGTGAGGTTGTGGCAAGGCTGAGGGAAATTAGCCCGCTTGCAAGAAAATAA